The genomic region GAGGGCCAGGCGGGCTTTCCCACCCGGGGCCGGATCACCTGGACAGTGCGAACGGTCGACGGATCGCAGGTGACGACGCCGATCGGCGGAGCCTCGGCCGGAGGGGCCTTCGCGGTCGCACTGGCGTTCCTGTTCGGCCTGACCCCGCTGGCCCGCAGGCGCCCCTGGGATCGGCGCGCGGTGCTCAGCGCCGAGGTCGACGCTTTCGGACTACTCGGCCCGGTTACCCATATCGATCAGAAAGCCGCGCTCGTGGCCGACATCGACCATGGCAGGCTGCTCGTGGCGGGCGCAGCCCATGAACGGGCGCTGGCCGCGCAGTCGAGCGGGCGACCCGAAGCGGTGGCCGTCACCAGCGTGGCCGACGCGGTACGAGCCGGTCTGCTGCGGCGGTCCCTCGCGCTACCGGTGGCCTTCGTCGCACTCGTGGCGGCGACGGCGACGGGGGTGTGGGCCGCCGCGAACGCTGCCGATCGCGCCGATGCCCGCACCCAGGCACAGGTGGAGAGCCTGAGCGCACATGCCCGGGCCTACCACGGCGCGGCCCCGGACCGCTCCGCGAGTGCAGCCCTACAGGCCCATCTCCTGGACCCCACCTCCCCCGTGGCCACCGCCGCGATGCTGTCGGCGGCCTACGGCGACCTGCGGCTGTCCGGTGTCATCGACGCCGGACACCAGGTGGGGGCCATGCGGTACAGCCCCGACGGCCGTCTGCTGGCGGTGGCGACGGGCGGCAAGGTCACGGTGTACGAGTCCGACGGACAAAGAGTGCGGGCCCGCACCGGCGCACGAGCGGGCACGGTGACCGAGGTGCTTTTCAGCGCCGACGGCCGTGGGCTCATCCTGGGCACCGACCGCGGCGAGGTTCTGTACGGGGTGCTCGGTGAGGGCGACGACATCGGTCTGCGGGTGCTGCGTGACGCCGACGGACCGGTCCTGGCCCTGACCGCGGGCGAGGGCGGGCGGGTGGCATGGGCCACGCGCGCCGGAGTGGAGGCCGTCGCCCGGCCCGGCTCGCCGTCCCCGGTACAGGTACGGCCGACCGACCCCTTGGTCACCTCCCTGGCGTTCCTGCCCGACGGACGTCTCGCGGTGGGACGGCTGACGGACGGCAACGACCCCGCCCTTCAGGTCTACCCGGCCGACCGGGCGAACGCCTCGCCCAAGACACTCCTGACCGCCACCAAGGCGATGAGGCTGCTACGGAAGAACGTCTCCACCATGGCCGTCACCGACGGCGGACGCTCACTGGTGGTCGGCGGGTCCCGGATCGATCTGCAGGTCTATGACACCCGAACCCTGCGGCTGAAGAAGACCGTGAGTCTCGACGGATACGTCTACGCCCTCTCGGCGAGCGCCGACGGACGCACGGTCCTGGCCGCGACACGCGAATGGCCCGCGTACCGCCCCCCCATCGACACCACATCCGCCAGCCCGACGGTCACCGCGCTGGACATGTCCGACGGCGGCCGTGCCCTGGGAGTCGCCTACAGCGAGGCCACCGAGTCGCTCACCGCGGTCCTGGCCGTCCACCCCATCACCGGCGCACCGGTTGTGGCCTCGGCCCCGCTCTCCGGCCGCAGCCGGGTGTTCCTGTACGCCCCGCCACTGCGCACGGACGCACAGGAACAGGTCGGAGCCGTCGTCGGCGATCCGCACTCCCCCGGCAGCGTCCTCGTGCTCCGCGCTGACGGCCGGCTGATCCGGTATCGGGCCCGTGACGGGCGTACGACGGTGCTGCGCAAGGCCGGTTCGCAGGCCACAATGGCCCTGGCGGTGGACGGGAGGGGGCGGACCCTCGCCGTGGGCGACGCCTCCGGCCGTATCACCCTCTACGACTACCCCGCGATGAGACCGAAGGGACGACCGCTGCACCATGCGGACAGCCCGGTGTTCCGCCTGGCTTTCTCCCCCGACGACCAGATCCTGGCCGTCGGCGACTCGGCGGGTGAGGTGCAGCTGTGGAACATGGCGCACCGGACGGTGAAGGTCGCCCCCGAGCCGGAGCGGGACGCGGGCGCGGTGGGCACGTTCGCCTGGCGGCCGGACGGCACCAGGCTGCTAGTGGGGCACCGGCTCGGCTGGGCCGAGGTCCTGGACCCCCGAACCGCACGCCCCACCGTCACCCGGAACTTCGCGGCCGTCGGCACCGACGACGGGCTGGGAGACCTCGCTGCCGCCGTTCCCTACCGGGACGGCTACCTCGCCGGCTTCGGCGACGGACGCATCGCCCGGTACGGCCCGAAGATCGGACTGCGCGAGCAGCTTCCCCAACGGCATAACCAGACCGTCCTGGGCACCGCCCTGGCCCCGGACGAGTCCGCGCTGCTGACCGTGAGCGTCGACTACACCGCGCTGTTGCAGCAACTGCCCGATGGCGCCGAGCTGTTCCGGGCCACCAGCCCGGAGGATCCGGACGACGACCCCTACTACGGCGGGGCTTGGTCGGCGGGCGGCTTCACCTCGGACGGCAAGTGGGTGGTCCTGGGCAGCACCACCGGTCGCCTGACCGCTCTCGCACTCGACGGTGCCGAGCTGGTCCGGCGCCTGTGCGCACTCACCGACGCCCGCACACGGGCTGATGAGGTTTCGGAGGCGTGCCGATGAGCCGACGCCCGGACGACTTCCTGGAGTGGGCCGCTCTCCTGGCGGCCTGTGCCATGGGCCGGATCGTGACCGCCCCCAAGCTGTCGGCGGCCGCGATCGCGGACAGGCTGTGCCGGGACGGCCTGTGGCTGCGCGGTTGCGCGGCCGCCGCCCAGTCCGGCGACCGGCTCCTGGACGGTTCTCCGCTCACCGGCCCGCCTGAGGACGGTCCGGTCTCAGCGGCCCTGCGGCTGCTGCGCGACAAGGGATCGACGCGTGACCACCCCATGGCACGGGCGATCTGGCACGCCGCACGGGCAGCCGCACTGGAGCGGGAAGCCATACCCTCCGACCGCGCCCTGGCCGACGCCGGGGCCGAGACAGGGGCGACGGCCGTGTGGTGTGACGCGGCCCGCCAGCCCTACCCTAGCGCCGCCGCCCCCGCCCTCCTCGCCGATGTCAAACGGGCCACCTTCCGCGCGGATCATCCTGAGCTGCCATGGAAGCTGGCCGAGGAGTTGGTGGAACGCTGTCTGCGCGGGCCGCGCCGCCGCCATGAGTCCGTCGCGGCCAAGGTGCTCGCCGACGGCGTCACCCCCGAGGGGGTGGCCGTCCTTACCGTGGACCTGGTCCAGGACGCGGCCGAGGAGGTCCTGCCGGACACGGACACCATGCTGTTCACCACCGGCCTGGAGACCCTGGAGACCTCTCTGGCCGCGGCGTTCTCCTGGGCCCGGGCCCAGGAACACTTCCCCCGCGGCCACGGCATGCGCTGGCGGCTCGGCGGCCCGCACAGTGTCGCGGCCAACATCCCCGCCGGAACCGAGGTCGGTGCGGCCGCCGCGGTGGCCTTGGCCCGCGCCCTCCACCGTCGCCGCGGCGGTCTGTTCACCCGTGCGGGCGAACACCCCCGCGACGCGGACCCGCGCGTCGTCGTGCACGCTGGCATCCAACCCCCCGCTCGCCTGCACGCCGTGCCCGCCCAGCCGGACGCCGTCCACGACGCGCTTGCCGCCGGTCACGTACTGCTGTTCGCGCCGGGTGAGCAGGACACCCGCCCGGTGACCGCCATTCCGCGCGACCGTGTACGCGAAGCCCGGGACGTGCCACAGGCGTTGCGCCGCTCTCGCCGGTTGCCCCGGCGGTTCGTCGCCACTGCCTGCGCCTTCACCGTCATCGCCACGATGTTCGGCCTCTGGTACGGCGACGAGAGCAGGAAGCGCGCCGACCGCGATCGCATCGCCACGAAGGCCGAGGAACTCGCCGACCGGGCACTGCAACGGGAGACCCGTACGCCGGACCAGGCCCTCGTGGACGCGCTGACCGCTCGTGCCCTCGCCCCCAACTCGCCGGGGAGTCGTGACGCCCTACTGTCCGCGGTCAACCGTGAGACCTCCATCAGCAAGGTCATCCGTACCAAGGCCACCGGACTGCACAGCCTGGCCCTCAGCCACGACGGCCGCTACGCCGCCGGGATCGACGCGCAGCGGCGACTGCGGGTGTGGGACGCCCGCAGCGCCTCACCGGTGACCGTGCCTGTGGAACTCCGGAAGGTGAACACGATCGGATTCCCGCAGACCGACGGCGCCCTCGCGGTGGCCACCGAACGGGGAGTCGCACGATGGGATCCGGCCGGAGAGGGCGCTCCGCAGTGGTCCACCAGGACCCCGGCGAGCGCGGTCGCCTACAGTGCCGACGGATCCCGCCTGGCCATCGGCGGCCGCGACGGCACGGTGGAGGTCCAGGAAACCGGCTCCACGGCGGCCGGCCGCCGTACCCTTCTCGCCGATGACGGCCGCCCGACAACACTTGCGTTCACGCCCTCGGGCTCCACGTTGGCCATCGGTACGGCGACCGCGGTACGCATGTGGGACTGGCGGACCACAGCCCGCCCGAAGCACGCTGCCACGAACCTCCCCGCCCCCGCACGGAACCTCCTGTACGCGGCAGCCTGCAAGTGCTTCTACGCACTGTCCGGCGGCCGGCTCCTGACCCTGGCGCCGGACACGGCCAAGGTCGAACACATGCCCGTCAATGTGCCGTACCTGGCCATGCTCGGCTACAGCTCTGCCCGTTCCTCCCTCTATCTCGCGGCCGCCAACACGATCGCCGCCTACTCCGCCGATCCGCAGGACCTGGGCTCGGACTCCGGTGAAGACACCATCGATGAACGCGCCTCCGCCTCGGACTACTTCGCGTCCTCCAACAGCGGACGTTCCCAGCTAGCGGTGAGCGGCGACGGAGAGCACCTGGTGACGCCCTCCAGCAGCGGCGCCCTGGTGTTCTACAGCCTTGCCGCTCCGGACAGGCGGTACCTCTACGTCTTGGGCGCGCAACTCGTCGAAAGCATCCCCGACAGCTCGTCACTGCTCTATGTCACCGGTGCCTACGGCCACGCCCGCATGGGGGTGTACGACCCCACGAGGCGCAAGGGCAGAAAGCAACTCGTGGACATGGGCCCCGTCTCGGGTAAGCAGCCCTCCGCCTTCAGCCCGCGGCTGCGCATGGCCGCGGTCGCGAGCACCGACGGCCTGGTGCGGCTCCGCCACGTCAAAGCCGCCACATTCTCTTTCGGCTCAGCCATCGAGCTGACCGGACCGGCCGGGCAGAGAGCATCGGTCACTCTGTTCGACGATCCGCACCGGGAGTTCTACGCGGCCTGGGCCCATGAGATCCGCGTCTACTCACTGGCACAGTCCACGTCGCAGCCGCAACGTAGGTACTCGATTACCCTGCCCGACACGGAGCGGGTCGTCGCTGTCAGCGCGGCCCCGGGGCGCAAGCGGCTGTTCGTCGCCACCGACCAGCACCTGTACGCGCTGCCCTACCGCGAGGGCCGGTACGCGTGGGCGCACCGCGTGCTGTTGAGCTCAGGTGTGTTTATGCAGGCGAAGGCACTCAAGGACGGTGGCGTGGTAGCCAGCACCCTTACCGGAGCGCTGGCGGTCTACCGGCCTCACGGCGACTCCTGGACCGAACTCCCGCTCGCCGGAAAGGGAGACAGCATCGGCCTCATACAGCCCTACGGACGCGAGATCGTCGTCACCGTGCCCTCCCACATCGCCGTCTACGACGGCCGAACCGGCGCGCAGGTCGTCGACATGGAGGTGCGACGCTTGCTGCCCACCGCGCTGAACTTCGACGGTTCCGCCGTCCGTATCTTCGAGGACACGTCGTCCGTCACCACCTTCCCGCTAAACGAAGCGGCCGTCCTAAGCCGGGCCTGTGCACTGCTGGGCGAGAGCGCCCCGACTACTGCCGCGGAGGTATGGCCGGACGCACCCGAGTCCGTACGCGGGAGGGCCCTGTGCGGTGCCGATGCTCCCTAACTGGCCGTTCTCTATCCGGTCGTGTGCTCGGTCTGGTTCGAACGGGGTCCTGGATCGGGTGACTTGTTTGCTGGTGGGGCATAGAGGAAGGGCCTCTTGGTAGCTCGCGGTTGTCGAGTCCAGCGAGGAGCAAGAGGCCCTGTTGTCGAAGTGTCGCGTGGTCGTGGTCGCCGGGTCCAGTCCGTCCACTCCTGGGTGTGACTGTCTCGCCCATCGGTTCGGGAACGCGGCCGACCGGCCAGAGCGCCAGCCCCGGTACGGCTCGGACATGAGCGATGCGGAGTGGGCCCTGGTGAGGGATCTGCTGCCGGTGCCGGGATGGCTAGCGGGCCGGGGCGGCAGGCCGGAGGGCTACTGTCACCGGCAGATGATCGACGCGGTGCGCTACCTCGTCGACAACGGCATCAAGTGGCGGGCGATGCCCGCCGACTTCCCGCCCTGGCCGCGGGTCTACGCCTTCTTCGCCCGCTGGCGGGACACGGAGCTGGTGGGCGAGCTGCACGACCGGCTGCGTGAGGTCGTCCGCCTGGCTGAGGGCCGCAAGGAGGAGCCGAGTGCGGCGGTCGTGGACTCGCAGTCGGTGAAGGCAGACGCCACCGTCCCCCACGCCTCGCGGGGATACGACGCCGGGAAGAAGATCAACGGGCGCAAGCGCCACCTGCTCACCGACACCCTCGGACTGCTTCTGGCCGTGGCTGTCACGCCGGCCTCCACGACCGACCGGGACGCTGCCCGCACCCTGCTGCCCGCAGCAAAGCATCGCCTCCGCCGACTGGCCCGGGTCTGGGCCGACGGCGGTTACACCGGCCACCTCACCGACTGGACCACCCAGCACCTCGGAGTCGTCCTCGACATCGTCCGCCGCAGCGACGACGTTCAGGGTTTTCAGGTCCTGCCCCGCCGCTGGGTCGTCGAGAGATCCTTCGCCTGGCTCCTGCGAAGCCGGCGCCTGGTCCGTGACTACGAACGACGCACCGACACCAGCGAGAGCGTCATCCTGTGGTCGATGACCATGCTCATGAGCCGCCGACTGGCCGCCCAGCGCCAGCAGCGTCCTGCCCCGGCGCGGGCAGCATGAACCTGCCCGGCTTCTCCTCGACCAGCCGGCCCCGTTCCACCAGCCGTTTCAGCCGGGCCATGGCCCCTTCGACGCGCGAGGCGGACGCGCTGTCCCAGCCCAGCACCACCGCTGCCCGCCGGGCACCGAGCCCATCGGATCCGGCATCCGAAGCGGCGGCCATCAATGCCTGGTAGTCCACCGACAACACCTCGACTCCGGGTGCCTCCTGCCGGTGGGGAACCGCCCGGCGCGGTCCCACCGGCTTCTTCTGCGACACGACGGCCACGATGGGCGCATCCTCCTCGGCCAGCGCCTCCAAATACTGTTCCAGGCCGATCACCCGGCGCCTGAGCACCTCTTCCGCGTCCGCCAGAGCCGCCCGCAATTGCTCCAGCTCGCCTTCGAGTTCCTCCACCCGCCTCGCCGAGGCCTTCTGCCGCGCTTCCAAGACCGCCCGCATCGACGGCATCCGCCACCTCCATGAAGTCTCGGTCAGCAACGGAACGACACTTCCGCGCCAGCCGCCACTTCATGTCTGACCAGCAGAAACCGCACATGGGGTTCGGAAAGAGAACGACCTCTAAGTTGAAGGAACCCAGAGGCATACGAGAGGCAAGGTTCCACAGACGGACGCTGTTGTCATAGCTGCCGGTGACGGCGATGGGCTGGTTGTCGACGGTGGTACAGGCCGCAGCCAGCACCCAGAGAGTGTGGCCGGTGAGTGGGTCGCCGATCGGTGTGCGAGTGGTGAGGTCCCACAGACGGACGGTTTGGTCGTCGCTGCCGGTGACGGCGACTGGCCGGTTGCCGACGGTGGTACAGGCAACGGCATGCACAGCGCCAGTGTGGCCGGTGAGCGGGTCGCCGATCGGTGTGCGAGTGGTGAGGTCCCACAGACGGACCGTGAAATCAGAGCTGCCGGTGACCGCGACAGGCCGGTTACCGACGGTGGTACAGGTAACGGCCCACACAGCGCCGGTGTGGCCGGTGAGCGGGTCGCCGATCGGTGTGCGAGTGGTGAGGTCCCACAGACGGACCGTGAAATCAGAGCTGCCGGTGACCGCGACAGGCCGGTTACCGACGGTGGTACAGGTAACGGCCCACACAGCGCCGGTGTGGCCGGTGAGCGGGTCGCCGATCGGGGTACCGGTGGTGAGGTCCCACAGACGGACCGTGCTGTCGCGGCTGCTGGTGACCGCGACAGGCCGATTATCGACAGTGGTGCAGGCAACGCCCCCCACCCAGCCGTCGTGGCCGGTGAGCGTGTCGAGCAATGCAGCGGAGAACTTGCTGCCGCTGGCCCATCGGACGGCCCAGTCTTCCCCGGGAATTCGCTCTGTGAGCTGCTGCCGCAGCACCTTTGCTCCGGCCCGGGCGGCATCGAGAGCGAGGAGTTGCCGGCGTGCTGGTAGCTCCGCAGTCTCGTGGAGGTCGATTGACGTGCGGTAGACGGCTGCGGTCAAGCGGGCGATGGTGCTGCGGGCATGGCGTAAATAGGGAGTGAGGCGGCGGGGGACGGCGTGGACGAGGTACTCGGCGTCGTTCAGGATGCTGTCGAGGCAGTCGGCTTCGGTCGCGTGGAAGGCGAGGTTGCTGAGGGTGTAGGGATGGGCGCGTGACCAGTCTCGGGTCGCGTCGGCACGGTACGGCACACGGCTGGTGAGTGTCTTCGTGAAGGCGGCGTGGACGGTATGGGGATCGGTGCCATCGCGGAGGTGTTCGGCCAGGGCTTGGTGGTAGAGCCGGTAGGCCGAGCGGCTGTATCCGGTGGCTTCGACGACGTAGGAGCCGGCGTTGCGGCGGAGCCACAGAAGGTCTTCGTCGGTGTAGATGCGGCCGGACAAGGCAGACGCCAGGGGGGCCCAGATGTCTTCCCAGGGAAGGCCTTGTCCCTGAGCGAAGGCCAGTGGGCGTAGCAGGTCGCTGGCGCGTTGGGCTTCGGTGCCCAGGCGGCGGGTGAGGTCGTCGCGCATGGCGTCGCCGGCGTGACGCGGCAGGCCGGCCCGCCATGCGGGATCGTGGGAGTTGCGGACGATGTCTTCGGCGGCGGCGAGGGTTCCGGCGGTGATGCGGGCGACGAGGAACGAGGTCCCCGCCGCGTCCACGATGGCTTCCGCCACCGGCTTCAGTGTTGTGGGGTCGTCCCGGTAAGGGCTGTCGAACCGTGCTTCGAGGAGGGTGCGTACGGCGTATGCCTGGAGTGCTTCAGGGTCGGCATACTGTGGAGCGTCGAGGTTGACGACTTCCTCGGAGTTCTGCGTGAGGCCCAGCCGGTCGAGCAGGTAGGGCCTGGTGCCGAGCAGCAGACGAATCTTTCCGTTGGAGTGGTCGATCAGCGGCCGTAGGATGCGGCTGCAGAGGGTGTTCGGGGTGGCTGCTTCGTCCAGAGCGTCGAGGAGGACGGTCAGGGGGCGTTGGTGATCGTCGGGGGCGGGGAGCGCTTCGAGTAGCTCGCCGACGGTGTGAGCGCTGACCTTCGCGGCAGCGGCGATTCCGTGCAGGACGTCGTTGTCAGTGAGGTTCTGCGCGTACATGGCCACGTCGACGGCATGGGGGTCCGGCATCAGGTGCTTGCTGAGGCCGAGTGTGTCGATCGGGACGGACTGCCGGCGCTCTGGGTGCGTAAGAGCTGCAATGAGGCCCAGTACAGCGGTCTTGCCCGAGCCAGGGCCAGCGGTTACGACCCGGCAGGTATTCCGGCCGTCGGTGTCGGTGCGGTCTAGCCAGGAACTGAGGTCGGCGAGGGCGCAGTGGCGGCCGCAGAACCACCAGCCTTGTGAAGCGTCGTCGGGGTACCCCATGGCCCGGACCAGG from Streptomyces chartreusis NRRL 3882 harbors:
- a CDS encoding WD40 repeat domain-containing protein → MGSSRLRRLLWTLLRSGRAWLPVLPRKWRRGARITLAVGESSALLTLVMRYERGPRKAEGPAVLERLDPQPPTDAAFDEAVATALRWAEGQAGFPTRGRITWTVRTVDGSQVTTPIGGASAGGAFAVALAFLFGLTPLARRRPWDRRAVLSAEVDAFGLLGPVTHIDQKAALVADIDHGRLLVAGAAHERALAAQSSGRPEAVAVTSVADAVRAGLLRRSLALPVAFVALVAATATGVWAAANAADRADARTQAQVESLSAHARAYHGAAPDRSASAALQAHLLDPTSPVATAAMLSAAYGDLRLSGVIDAGHQVGAMRYSPDGRLLAVATGGKVTVYESDGQRVRARTGARAGTVTEVLFSADGRGLILGTDRGEVLYGVLGEGDDIGLRVLRDADGPVLALTAGEGGRVAWATRAGVEAVARPGSPSPVQVRPTDPLVTSLAFLPDGRLAVGRLTDGNDPALQVYPADRANASPKTLLTATKAMRLLRKNVSTMAVTDGGRSLVVGGSRIDLQVYDTRTLRLKKTVSLDGYVYALSASADGRTVLAATREWPAYRPPIDTTSASPTVTALDMSDGGRALGVAYSEATESLTAVLAVHPITGAPVVASAPLSGRSRVFLYAPPLRTDAQEQVGAVVGDPHSPGSVLVLRADGRLIRYRARDGRTTVLRKAGSQATMALAVDGRGRTLAVGDASGRITLYDYPAMRPKGRPLHHADSPVFRLAFSPDDQILAVGDSAGEVQLWNMAHRTVKVAPEPERDAGAVGTFAWRPDGTRLLVGHRLGWAEVLDPRTARPTVTRNFAAVGTDDGLGDLAAAVPYRDGYLAGFGDGRIARYGPKIGLREQLPQRHNQTVLGTALAPDESALLTVSVDYTALLQQLPDGAELFRATSPEDPDDDPYYGGAWSAGGFTSDGKWVVLGSTTGRLTALALDGAELVRRLCALTDARTRADEVSEACR
- a CDS encoding IS5 family transposase, producing the protein MSDAEWALVRDLLPVPGWLAGRGGRPEGYCHRQMIDAVRYLVDNGIKWRAMPADFPPWPRVYAFFARWRDTELVGELHDRLREVVRLAEGRKEEPSAAVVDSQSVKADATVPHASRGYDAGKKINGRKRHLLTDTLGLLLAVAVTPASTTDRDAARTLLPAAKHRLRRLARVWADGGYTGHLTDWTTQHLGVVLDIVRRSDDVQGFQVLPRRWVVERSFAWLLRSRRLVRDYERRTDTSESVILWSMTMLMSRRLAAQRQQRPAPARAA
- a CDS encoding WD40 repeat domain-containing protein translates to MSRRPDDFLEWAALLAACAMGRIVTAPKLSAAAIADRLCRDGLWLRGCAAAAQSGDRLLDGSPLTGPPEDGPVSAALRLLRDKGSTRDHPMARAIWHAARAAALEREAIPSDRALADAGAETGATAVWCDAARQPYPSAAAPALLADVKRATFRADHPELPWKLAEELVERCLRGPRRRHESVAAKVLADGVTPEGVAVLTVDLVQDAAEEVLPDTDTMLFTTGLETLETSLAAAFSWARAQEHFPRGHGMRWRLGGPHSVAANIPAGTEVGAAAAVALARALHRRRGGLFTRAGEHPRDADPRVVVHAGIQPPARLHAVPAQPDAVHDALAAGHVLLFAPGEQDTRPVTAIPRDRVREARDVPQALRRSRRLPRRFVATACAFTVIATMFGLWYGDESRKRADRDRIATKAEELADRALQRETRTPDQALVDALTARALAPNSPGSRDALLSAVNRETSISKVIRTKATGLHSLALSHDGRYAAGIDAQRRLRVWDARSASPVTVPVELRKVNTIGFPQTDGALAVATERGVARWDPAGEGAPQWSTRTPASAVAYSADGSRLAIGGRDGTVEVQETGSTAAGRRTLLADDGRPTTLAFTPSGSTLAIGTATAVRMWDWRTTARPKHAATNLPAPARNLLYAAACKCFYALSGGRLLTLAPDTAKVEHMPVNVPYLAMLGYSSARSSLYLAAANTIAAYSADPQDLGSDSGEDTIDERASASDYFASSNSGRSQLAVSGDGEHLVTPSSSGALVFYSLAAPDRRYLYVLGAQLVESIPDSSSLLYVTGAYGHARMGVYDPTRRKGRKQLVDMGPVSGKQPSAFSPRLRMAAVASTDGLVRLRHVKAATFSFGSAIELTGPAGQRASVTLFDDPHREFYAAWAHEIRVYSLAQSTSQPQRRYSITLPDTERVVAVSAAPGRKRLFVATDQHLYALPYREGRYAWAHRVLLSSGVFMQAKALKDGGVVASTLTGALAVYRPHGDSWTELPLAGKGDSIGLIQPYGREIVVTVPSHIAVYDGRTGAQVVDMEVRRLLPTALNFDGSAVRIFEDTSSVTTFPLNEAAVLSRACALLGESAPTTAAEVWPDAPESVRGRALCGADAP